One segment of Candidatus Bathyarchaeota archaeon DNA contains the following:
- a CDS encoding SIMPL domain-containing protein (The SIMPL domain is named for its presence in mouse protein SIMPL (signalling molecule that associates with mouse pelle-like kinase). Bacterial member BP26, from Brucella, was shown to assemble into a channel-like structure, while YggE from E. coli has been associated with resistance to oxidative stress.), which yields MKTSIKLLTVGILLLAALLGVTVAAVYLERQDRVGTTSTIPQPSGNPLQEHVIRVSGFGVASATSDMAYVTLAVETIAETASEAQALNADRMGRVISALKAMGIAEDDMETTGYYLNPNVDYESKPPRIVGYTCRNELRVAVEVSRAGAIIDAAVGAGANQVVYIEFTLSPRLREELAEKALESAARDAEVKARKIAETLNLKLKGPIQVELQSSMPTRPYEVYTLKAWEAETPITPGEVQVTATVTVAFAYE from the coding sequence TTGAAGACTTCCATTAAGCTCTTAACAGTGGGGATCCTATTGCTCGCAGCCCTCCTAGGAGTGACCGTCGCAGCAGTCTACCTTGAAAGGCAGGATCGGGTGGGGACCACCTCCACGATCCCGCAGCCATCGGGAAACCCCCTGCAGGAGCATGTGATAAGGGTGTCAGGCTTCGGGGTTGCATCTGCAACCTCTGACATGGCCTACGTGACCTTAGCCGTTGAAACCATAGCTGAGACCGCCAGCGAAGCCCAAGCCTTGAACGCCGACAGGATGGGGAGGGTGATCTCAGCCTTGAAGGCGATGGGGATAGCCGAGGACGACATGGAGACCACCGGATACTACCTGAACCCTAACGTCGACTATGAATCGAAGCCCCCTAGGATAGTGGGATATACGTGCCGCAACGAGCTCAGGGTGGCCGTCGAGGTGTCACGTGCGGGGGCTATAATCGATGCGGCCGTGGGGGCGGGGGCAAACCAGGTAGTCTACATAGAGTTCACGTTATCCCCTCGTCTAAGGGAGGAGCTGGCCGAGAAAGCCCTGGAATCGGCTGCGAGGGACGCGGAGGTCAAAGCCCGAAAAATAGCTGAGACCCTGAATCTCAAGTTGAAGGGGCCGATCCAGGTGGAGCTCCAGTCCTCGATGCCGACCCGACCCTACGAAGTATATACTTTAAAGGCTTGGGAGGCGGAGACCCCGATAACGCCGGGGGAGGTCCAGGTAACCGCCACCGTAACGGTAGCCTTCGCCTACGAGTAA
- a CDS encoding DUF2110 family protein: protein MRSPLLSGIYDWDDRLRGEAYNLLKGMAEGLNVKVIGVEFSPGLIHLEYEGEDEVVYRRLLKERFGEAHVERGSVKEGDGIRGIIIGHSKHGLLLDLGVRRPRREYAVLPRKVLNAQLADGGHLTVKELVERFCLIPFLALEVDVHGTEPRITVELSSRQVEYYWDWDRMGFPRIVVSGPLRSELEEALRSLGLTGKTVGLESLTLATHVLALRLCEDGAEAAEALRSMLKTASISAYKPDMERFRFTGKIKPRLK, encoded by the coding sequence TTGAGATCCCCCCTCCTCTCAGGCATATATGACTGGGATGATAGACTCCGGGGGGAGGCGTACAACCTCCTGAAGGGGATGGCTGAAGGATTAAACGTAAAGGTAATAGGAGTCGAGTTCTCACCCGGCCTAATCCACCTGGAATACGAGGGAGAGGATGAAGTGGTCTATAGGCGCCTCCTAAAGGAGAGGTTTGGGGAAGCCCACGTCGAGAGGGGAAGCGTCAAGGAAGGGGATGGGATCCGGGGGATAATCATAGGCCATTCAAAGCACGGTTTACTCCTAGACTTGGGCGTGAGGAGGCCTCGTAGGGAGTACGCGGTGCTTCCCAGGAAGGTTTTAAACGCCCAGCTGGCGGACGGCGGCCACCTAACCGTCAAGGAGCTGGTGGAGAGGTTCTGCCTGATACCCTTCCTAGCCTTGGAGGTGGATGTCCATGGGACGGAGCCTAGGATCACGGTTGAGCTCTCGAGCAGGCAGGTGGAATACTACTGGGACTGGGATAGGATGGGCTTCCCCAGGATCGTCGTCTCGGGGCCTCTGAGATCGGAGTTGGAGGAGGCCCTGAGGAGCCTGGGCCTCACAGGTAAAACGGTAGGATTGGAGTCCTTGACCCTAGCCACGCATGTATTGGCGTTGAGGCTATGCGAAGACGGGGCGGAGGCGGCTGAAGCCCTGAGATCGATGCTTAAGACGGCCAGCATCTCAGCCTATAAGCCGGACATGGAGAGGTTCCGCTTCACCGGTAAGATCAAACCCCGGCTCAAATAG
- a CDS encoding TIGR00295 family protein: MAPPRVEALRILQRLGCPPQVIAHCRRVADIAVELALKASDRGFPVDLSLVEAGALLHDVGRSITHGVEHGAVGADMIRSIGLDEDIARIVERHVGAGIPAEEAAELGLPKRDYMPSTPEEKIVCYADKLARGSRRITYEEALRDLIGDLGRGHPAVKRFRRLHGEILEMVGDEG, encoded by the coding sequence CTGGCTCCTCCCAGGGTTGAGGCCCTAAGGATCCTTCAGAGGCTGGGATGCCCCCCTCAGGTGATAGCTCATTGCAGGCGCGTAGCGGATATAGCCGTCGAACTCGCCCTTAAAGCCTCGGATAGGGGGTTCCCTGTGGATTTAAGCCTCGTGGAGGCGGGGGCCCTGCTCCACGATGTAGGGAGATCCATCACCCATGGAGTCGAGCATGGAGCCGTAGGGGCTGACATGATCAGGTCCATCGGACTGGATGAGGACATAGCTAGGATAGTGGAGAGGCATGTCGGGGCGGGGATACCGGCCGAGGAGGCTGCCGAGCTGGGCCTTCCAAAGAGGGATTACATGCCCTCCACCCCGGAGGAGAAGATCGTATGCTACGCCGATAAGCTCGCCAGGGGATCCCGGAGGATAACCTACGAGGAGGCCCTCAGGGACCTCATAGGGGATCTAGGGAGGGGACATCCCGCTGTGAAGCGCTTCAGGAGGCTTCACGGGGAGATCCTCGAGATGGTTGGGGATGAGGGTTGA
- a CDS encoding transcription factor — MSIQEDELIKVAPLFGGEDAVKVIKALLKLGEATDDVIAAETGVKLNDVRKILYRLYDHALISSNRGRDPKQGWFIFYWRLQPDQLEAFIKSRKMRVLEKLKQRLEYERSHSFFECGKCPSERFTFEEALETAFMCSKCGGHLESVDNSRIIAYLERKVEEIEGEIKGEAGSSQG, encoded by the coding sequence TTGTCTATTCAGGAGGATGAGCTCATCAAGGTTGCGCCCCTCTTCGGAGGAGAGGATGCCGTGAAGGTTATAAAGGCCCTGTTGAAGCTGGGCGAGGCCACGGATGACGTTATAGCCGCTGAGACCGGGGTTAAACTGAACGATGTAAGGAAGATACTCTACAGGCTCTATGACCACGCCTTAATCTCCTCCAATAGGGGCAGGGACCCCAAGCAGGGCTGGTTCATCTTCTATTGGAGGCTTCAGCCGGATCAGCTGGAGGCGTTCATAAAGAGCAGGAAGATGAGGGTTCTGGAGAAGCTTAAGCAGAGGCTTGAGTACGAGAGGTCGCATTCCTTCTTTGAGTGCGGGAAGTGCCCCTCGGAGAGGTTCACCTTCGAGGAGGCCCTAGAGACCGCCTTCATGTGCAGCAAGTGCGGGGGCCACCTGGAGAGCGTGGATAACTCCCGCATCATCGCATACCTTGAGAGGAAGGTGGAGGAGATTGAAGGGGAGATTAAAGGGGAAGCTGGCTCCTCCCAGGGTTGA
- a CDS encoding tRNA (cytidine(56)-2'-O)-methyltransferase (catalyzes the S-adenosyl-methionine-dependent 2'-O-ribose methylation of C56 in tRNA transcripts) yields the protein MVMDEVYVLRWGHRPRDLRVTTHVALVARAFGARGFILSDVEDWNVKGSIEKVVEAWGGPFSFEMGLPWRRTVEEWRGRGGFTVHLTMYGLSLEEGVLSEIRERRGGLLILVGSRKVPGEFFSPKVSDYNVAVGNQPHSEVAALAVFLDRLFKGEELRSEFKDARIKVIPSERGKRVIRLQDPLGCPS from the coding sequence ATGGTCATGGATGAGGTCTACGTCCTGAGATGGGGGCATCGCCCAAGGGATCTCAGGGTCACAACCCATGTGGCCCTGGTCGCCAGGGCTTTCGGGGCCAGGGGGTTCATCCTCTCAGACGTGGAGGATTGGAATGTTAAAGGCTCCATAGAGAAGGTCGTCGAGGCTTGGGGTGGGCCCTTCAGCTTTGAGATGGGTCTGCCGTGGAGGAGGACCGTGGAGGAGTGGCGTGGCAGGGGGGGATTCACCGTGCACCTAACCATGTATGGGCTGAGCCTCGAGGAGGGGGTCCTCTCCGAGATAAGGGAGAGAAGGGGCGGCCTCCTCATACTGGTGGGGAGCAGGAAGGTTCCCGGAGAATTCTTCTCCCCCAAGGTCTCAGACTATAACGTGGCGGTGGGGAACCAGCCCCACTCGGAGGTGGCCGCCCTAGCAGTTTTCCTGGATAGGCTCTTCAAGGGGGAGGAGCTCAGATCGGAGTTTAAAGATGCAAGGATAAAAGTGATACCCTCGGAGAGGGGGAAGCGGGTGATACGCCTCCAGGATCCATTGGGGTGTCCCTCCTGA
- a CDS encoding TIGR00270 family protein, with protein MDCEICGRAIRGGGFRIVMDGVRLLVCEHCRDHGSPYIGSDMDAKAQRPPGVKPVVGRIRRPGPPEIPRFEVVGDFPKMVRDARLTLGFTQKELAAKINERVSVIQKVEVGKLTPDLRLARKLEKILRVSLITREEDLEAPKTTAGGVERTLGDVVRIKRRSEPFLEGP; from the coding sequence TTGGACTGTGAGATTTGCGGTAGGGCCATCCGTGGAGGCGGGTTCAGGATAGTCATGGATGGTGTACGTTTACTGGTCTGCGAGCATTGCAGGGATCATGGATCCCCCTACATAGGCTCAGATATGGATGCTAAGGCGCAGCGGCCGCCCGGGGTTAAACCCGTGGTGGGGAGGATTCGAAGGCCGGGCCCCCCGGAGATCCCGAGGTTCGAAGTGGTTGGGGACTTCCCCAAGATGGTGAGGGACGCCCGGCTCACGCTCGGGTTCACCCAGAAGGAGTTGGCTGCTAAAATCAATGAGAGGGTCTCCGTGATACAGAAGGTTGAAGTTGGGAAGCTCACCCCGGACCTGAGGTTGGCTAGGAAGCTTGAGAAGATCCTCAGGGTGAGCCTGATCACCCGAGAGGAGGATCTGGAGGCGCCTAAGACCACGGCTGGAGGGGTTGAACGCACCTTAGGGGACGTGGTACGCATCAAGAGGAGGAGTGAACCGTTCCTAGAGGGACCTTGA
- a CDS encoding pseudouridine synthase produces MEARPPTLYELRKIRMIADYQLGRGAGEALFPSQGLTIAHSRSTGRIRHIYLDGKLIATLRPRDGMLALTIHGGEQLLRRASLDELPVVVVRSDVARFVGEGRSLFCRHVVRASPMIRPGDEVIVLDEDRRLIALGRAFLGADEMRTSKTGIAVKTRWGLRKPLEEA; encoded by the coding sequence ATGGAGGCGAGGCCCCCTACCCTATACGAGCTCCGCAAAATCAGGATGATCGCCGATTACCAGCTCGGCAGGGGTGCAGGGGAGGCCCTATTCCCAAGCCAGGGGCTGACGATTGCTCATTCCAGGAGCACCGGGAGGATACGCCACATATACCTGGATGGCAAGTTGATAGCAACCCTGAGGCCTAGAGACGGGATGCTCGCCCTGACGATCCATGGAGGAGAACAACTCCTAAGGAGGGCATCCCTAGATGAGCTGCCTGTGGTTGTCGTGAGGAGCGATGTAGCCCGATTCGTAGGGGAGGGGAGGAGCCTCTTCTGCAGACACGTGGTCAGGGCATCCCCCATGATAAGGCCTGGAGACGAGGTCATAGTCCTAGATGAGGATCGCAGGCTTATAGCGTTGGGAAGGGCCTTCCTAGGAGCCGATGAGATGAGAACCTCCAAGACGGGCATAGCTGTGAAGACCAGATGGGGGCTTCGAAAACCCCTAGAGGAAGCCTAA
- a CDS encoding Nascent polypeptide-associated complex protein, with translation MTRLMRRMGVELENLEGVEEVLIKHPSRSIVIRKPEVSVMRVGGQRIFQITGEVSEAPAEALELDEGDVEIVAERSGVTMEEAREALRLAGGDLAKAILSLKSRRKD, from the coding sequence ATGACGCGGCTGATGAGACGGATGGGCGTCGAGCTGGAGAACTTGGAGGGGGTGGAGGAAGTCTTGATAAAGCATCCGTCAAGGAGCATCGTGATCAGAAAACCCGAGGTATCGGTGATGAGGGTTGGGGGGCAGAGGATCTTCCAGATCACCGGGGAGGTATCAGAGGCCCCGGCGGAAGCGCTGGAGCTCGACGAGGGGGATGTGGAGATAGTGGCTGAGCGGTCGGGGGTTACCATGGAGGAGGCCAGGGAGGCCCTGAGGCTCGCAGGAGGAGACCTGGCTAAGGCGATACTCAGCCTGAAGTCGCGGAGGAAGGACTAG
- a CDS encoding bifunctional 5,6,7,8-tetrahydromethanopterin hydro-lyase/3-hexulose-6-phosphate synthase: protein MYLVGEALVGEGAELAHVDVIVGDLDGIVGSSLALGMVRGRMGHAPLPGIIRPNLLVKPFTLMVPKVDLKSYSDLARVYGPVQYAVAKAVADAVEEGIIPSGDLDRLAVICGVYVDPRAEDVKRLFHYNYSAVKLALKRAISQYPSLDKLFSEKDRSKHPLSRFRTPRLWMPPYLQVALDNPDMESIRRVVSQLPRSDRIILEAGTPLIKRCGLDSVRELRSMAKDNFLIADLKTLDTGRVEVDEAMEAGADGVVVSGLAPKDVIEEFIYEAERIGVYPILDMTDVPDPVELLSGLKVLPRVVILHRGIDQEASTRIRWEFIRDLKAKFSRVLVAVAGRMTPESIPVALDSGADILIVGRYITQARDPRRAALEFLSRIGLDMDQLRIHVE from the coding sequence ATGTACCTGGTCGGTGAGGCCTTGGTGGGGGAAGGGGCTGAGCTGGCCCATGTGGATGTTATAGTCGGCGATCTAGATGGGATCGTTGGGTCGTCGCTGGCGCTGGGCATGGTGAGGGGTAGGATGGGGCATGCACCGCTCCCAGGGATCATACGCCCAAACCTCCTGGTTAAGCCCTTCACGCTCATGGTTCCGAAGGTGGATCTTAAAAGCTACAGCGACTTAGCCAGGGTTTACGGCCCCGTCCAATACGCGGTCGCCAAGGCTGTAGCCGACGCCGTGGAGGAGGGCATTATACCCAGTGGAGACCTGGACAGGTTGGCTGTAATATGCGGCGTCTACGTGGATCCCAGGGCTGAGGACGTTAAAAGGCTCTTCCATTACAATTATTCAGCTGTTAAGCTCGCCTTGAAGAGGGCGATCAGCCAATATCCATCCCTGGATAAGCTGTTCTCCGAGAAGGACCGGTCAAAGCATCCGTTGAGCCGGTTTAGGACACCGAGGCTCTGGATGCCCCCATACCTCCAGGTAGCCCTGGATAACCCAGATATGGAATCCATAAGACGTGTGGTAAGCCAGCTTCCCAGAAGCGACAGGATAATCCTGGAGGCCGGCACCCCCCTCATTAAACGGTGCGGCTTAGACTCCGTGAGGGAGCTGAGATCCATGGCGAAGGATAACTTCCTCATAGCCGATTTAAAGACGTTGGACACCGGCCGCGTAGAGGTGGATGAGGCCATGGAGGCGGGCGCCGACGGCGTGGTCGTGTCAGGACTAGCCCCTAAAGATGTCATAGAGGAGTTCATATACGAGGCTGAGAGGATAGGGGTTTACCCGATCCTGGATATGACGGATGTGCCCGATCCCGTGGAGCTCCTCAGCGGTTTAAAGGTTTTACCTAGGGTGGTGATCCTTCACAGGGGCATAGACCAGGAGGCATCTACCCGGATAAGATGGGAGTTTATCAGAGACTTGAAAGCCAAGTTCAGCCGGGTGCTCGTGGCGGTTGCGGGGAGGATGACCCCTGAATCCATCCCGGTAGCCTTGGATTCGGGCGCGGATATATTGATCGTGGGCCGGTACATAACCCAGGCCCGAGACCCCCGCCGGGCAGCCCTGGAGTTCCTGAGTAGAATAGGGCTAGACATGGATCAGCTTAGGATCCACGTGGAGTGA
- a CDS encoding D-fructose 1,6-bisphosphatase — translation MNVKLLDFALGLADSVWEVVKEAEGRSEAAEIVGFTELDVTRRVDRAAEDEAVRHVREEGVEALFIGEESPPMKIGLNPKLVVILDPLDGSTNFVKGIPFSSVSVALAIQGDDGTVDPFIGVVKDIAKGDVYYAEKGRGAYLNGSKLYRSSRDIQDKPLISLYTYGGGDGEETALHTIRLNSHCNLRTLGSMALELCYLASSRLDGIVDIRGMLRLQDIAAGKLILEEAGCVISDGYGKPLNLRINHRYGIVAADSDERLKWLLRLLES, via the coding sequence TTGAACGTTAAACTATTGGATTTCGCCTTGGGATTGGCTGATAGCGTATGGGAAGTGGTCAAGGAGGCTGAAGGTAGGTCTGAGGCCGCCGAGATAGTGGGGTTCACGGAGCTGGATGTTACGAGGAGGGTGGATAGGGCCGCCGAGGACGAGGCAGTTAGACATGTAAGAGAGGAAGGCGTGGAAGCCCTCTTCATAGGCGAGGAATCCCCTCCCATGAAAATAGGTTTAAACCCTAAGCTCGTCGTAATACTGGACCCCCTGGATGGATCGACGAACTTCGTGAAGGGGATCCCCTTCTCAAGCGTCTCCGTAGCGTTAGCCATCCAGGGGGATGATGGAACCGTAGATCCTTTCATAGGGGTCGTCAAGGACATCGCCAAGGGGGATGTCTACTACGCCGAGAAGGGGAGGGGGGCATACCTCAACGGCTCTAAGCTTTATAGATCCAGTAGGGACATCCAGGATAAGCCCCTTATAAGCCTCTACACCTACGGTGGAGGCGACGGCGAGGAGACAGCCCTACATACGATAAGGCTTAACAGCCACTGCAACCTGCGAACCCTGGGGAGCATGGCCTTGGAGCTCTGCTATCTAGCCTCCTCGAGGCTGGACGGCATCGTCGATATAAGGGGGATGCTCAGGCTCCAGGACATCGCCGCGGGGAAGCTCATCTTGGAGGAGGCGGGATGCGTAATATCCGACGGATATGGGAAGCCTCTAAACCTCAGAATCAACCACAGATACGGGATAGTGGCTGCAGACTCCGATGAGAGGCTGAAATGGCTCCTAAGACTCCTAGAATCGTGA
- a CDS encoding adenylyl-sulfate kinase gives MAWTVWITGLPGSGKSTITEALSEILRREGVKFDVLRMDELRRIVTPNPTYSEEEREIVYAALVYTALALNRNGVNVVIDATGNRRRYREKARILLSAFMEVYVKCPIELCVEREEGRRERWGAPEAIYDKGFKGVSGTVPGLGVPYEEPLNPEVTVDSSRLKPSESAQIIYRAMKEKLYRDEDGDSP, from the coding sequence ATGGCTTGGACGGTGTGGATAACGGGTCTACCCGGCTCAGGTAAATCCACAATAACTGAAGCTTTATCTGAGATTTTGAGGAGGGAAGGCGTAAAATTCGATGTGCTCAGGATGGATGAGCTGCGGAGGATTGTCACGCCGAACCCCACCTACAGCGAGGAGGAGCGTGAAATCGTATATGCCGCCCTAGTGTATACGGCTCTCGCCTTGAACAGGAACGGCGTAAATGTGGTGATAGATGCCACCGGGAACCGTAGGAGATACCGCGAGAAGGCTCGGATCCTCCTATCCGCCTTCATGGAGGTCTACGTGAAATGCCCCATCGAGCTATGCGTGGAGCGCGAGGAGGGCAGGAGGGAGCGCTGGGGCGCCCCTGAAGCCATATACGATAAAGGGTTTAAAGGGGTCAGCGGGACGGTCCCCGGCTTAGGCGTACCCTATGAGGAGCCCTTGAACCCGGAGGTCACCGTGGATTCCAGCAGGCTGAAGCCATCCGAATCCGCCCAGATTATATATAGAGCCATGAAGGAGAAGCTCTATAGGGATGAGGATGGAGATAGCCCTTAG
- a CDS encoding phosphotransferase yields the protein MGDLALGGVEDFKGFGYGAPYLIEFEGDGRSHRLVFNTMRGDMFGHEHPWDRAQSLLMAYSTFNRLPRHVKALDVGILMEDGSLKSLRGFREFFLATEFIEGTEYWRDLDRIGRTGELTELDVERCHALSRYLAEIHSEKLNAPQLYRRRIRELIGHGECIMGLIDSYPGDVDLPSQRDLQSIEEKCLKWRWRLKDRCHRLSQVHGDYHPWNILFRDGVDFTVLDRSRGEWGEPADDIAAMTINYIFFSLRYNDGEFTEPFTRLVEAFLDTYIGETDDEEILEVIQPFYAWRALVLASPLWYPDLPEGVRRRLINFIFQVLERPRIEVAEIPYLFQAQ from the coding sequence ATGGGGGATTTGGCGCTGGGTGGGGTCGAGGACTTTAAAGGGTTCGGGTATGGAGCCCCTTACCTCATCGAGTTCGAGGGGGACGGGAGATCCCATAGACTCGTATTCAATACGATGAGGGGAGACATGTTCGGCCATGAGCATCCATGGGATAGGGCTCAATCGCTGCTGATGGCCTATTCCACCTTCAACAGGCTTCCAAGGCATGTGAAGGCCTTAGACGTGGGGATCCTCATGGAGGATGGATCCCTGAAATCCCTGAGGGGGTTCAGGGAGTTCTTCCTAGCCACGGAGTTCATCGAAGGAACCGAGTATTGGAGGGACTTGGACAGGATCGGGAGGACTGGGGAGCTAACCGAGCTGGACGTGGAGCGCTGCCACGCCTTATCACGTTACCTAGCCGAGATCCACTCCGAGAAGTTGAATGCCCCCCAACTTTATAGGCGTAGGATACGGGAGCTGATAGGCCACGGCGAATGCATAATGGGCCTGATAGATAGCTATCCTGGGGATGTGGATTTGCCCTCCCAGCGGGACCTCCAATCCATCGAGGAGAAATGCCTTAAGTGGAGGTGGAGGCTCAAGGATAGGTGTCATAGGCTCTCCCAGGTCCACGGGGATTACCATCCATGGAACATCCTCTTCCGCGATGGGGTGGACTTCACAGTACTGGATAGAAGCAGGGGTGAATGGGGGGAGCCGGCCGACGACATCGCAGCCATGACCATAAATTACATCTTCTTCTCGCTAAGGTATAACGATGGGGAGTTCACGGAGCCTTTCACGAGGCTCGTTGAAGCCTTCCTGGACACCTATATAGGAGAGACCGATGATGAAGAAATCCTAGAGGTCATACAGCCCTTCTATGCTTGGCGCGCTCTGGTGTTGGCGAGCCCGTTATGGTATCCCGACCTCCCCGAAGGGGTGAGGAGAAGGCTGATAAACTTCATATTCCAGGTATTGGAGAGGCCTAGGATCGAGGTGGCCGAGATCCCTTACCTATTTCAAGCCCAATGA
- a CDS encoding 4-vinyl reductase, with product MDEGKVETGNEVFDHVSALREGCSLLILDSTLFGALIFSNVLFRKADRPVVILSSEPLDSPLAVHRLDLGKLSDMTSLSVEVERVRKSMRERAIIIHAYLPQVLVREEEDRVLKMVQHWQERVQSSRILDVYLLPKGSFPYFEKKMEALAGGSLEIKRDHRTPTFTLLGKCKPDYHLVDFPFIISGDRLLIKWGDEFTDILPKETPEEIKERRDYILGNIPSLRIRRSGVEPTRLTVADRWLFSQLSDMHLQDVAVLFPERLHEVAEKLALWSLRGYIRLEKEAAEKTPVLNERLTLKSRIGLAVPTTLALSLLTEAPRTIPIDVYHALRRSVAAFAREAPASMVELDRSLEELERSFQDFAARVTAVKKLIRNKESPDLKFDLKYLPKLLSITLFYGYRLKPKFRRVNEDVYEMTVPDCFICQGIKSAHPVCHILEGTVTGACGVLLKEKFECREVQCKALGGEACTFRIERKR from the coding sequence ATGGATGAGGGGAAAGTAGAGACAGGTAATGAAGTATTCGATCACGTATCGGCCTTGAGGGAGGGGTGTTCCCTCCTAATACTAGATTCAACCTTGTTCGGAGCCTTGATCTTCTCAAACGTTCTGTTCAGGAAGGCGGATAGGCCAGTTGTAATCCTCTCGAGCGAGCCGTTGGATTCCCCCCTCGCGGTGCACAGGCTTGACCTGGGTAAACTCTCGGATATGACATCGCTGAGCGTGGAGGTTGAACGCGTGAGGAAGTCCATGAGGGAGAGGGCCATCATCATCCACGCTTATCTCCCCCAGGTCCTAGTCAGGGAGGAGGAGGACAGGGTGCTTAAGATGGTCCAGCACTGGCAGGAGAGGGTTCAAAGCTCGAGGATCCTGGATGTATATCTGCTCCCGAAGGGCTCCTTCCCGTACTTCGAGAAGAAGATGGAGGCCTTGGCTGGCGGAAGCCTGGAGATAAAGAGGGATCATAGGACGCCCACCTTCACGTTGCTGGGGAAGTGTAAGCCCGATTATCATCTGGTGGATTTCCCCTTTATCATCAGCGGAGATAGGCTCCTGATAAAGTGGGGCGACGAGTTCACGGACATCCTTCCAAAGGAGACCCCTGAAGAGATAAAGGAGCGTAGAGACTATATTCTAGGGAACATCCCATCATTGAGGATCCGGAGGAGCGGCGTGGAGCCCACCAGGCTCACAGTGGCGGATAGATGGCTCTTCTCCCAGCTCTCCGATATGCACCTCCAAGACGTGGCGGTGCTCTTCCCCGAGAGGCTCCACGAAGTCGCTGAGAAATTGGCTTTATGGAGCCTTAGAGGCTATATCCGCTTGGAGAAGGAGGCGGCGGAGAAGACCCCTGTATTGAACGAACGGCTCACGTTGAAATCGAGGATAGGCCTCGCCGTCCCTACAACGCTGGCGCTGAGCCTCTTAACGGAGGCCCCCAGAACCATACCCATCGACGTATATCACGCCCTGAGGAGGTCCGTGGCGGCGTTCGCTAGGGAGGCCCCCGCCTCCATGGTGGAGCTGGACCGGTCCCTGGAGGAGCTTGAGAGGAGCTTCCAGGACTTCGCAGCCAGGGTCACGGCCGTGAAGAAGCTGATCAGGAACAAGGAGAGCCCCGACTTGAAGTTCGACCTGAAGTATCTGCCGAAGCTCCTCTCCATAACCCTATTCTACGGCTACCGCTTGAAGCCCAAGTTTAGGAGGGTAAACGAGGACGTATACGAGATGACGGTGCCCGACTGCTTCATATGCCAGGGGATTAAGAGCGCCCATCCCGTATGCCACATCTTGGAGGGGACCGTAACCGGGGCCTGCGGGGTGCTCCTCAAGGAGAAATTCGAGTGCCGCGAGGTCCAATGCAAAGCCTTAGGCGGCGAGGCCTGCACGTTCAGGATAGAGAGGAAGAGGTGA